From Solibacillus sp. FSL W7-1464:
AAACGTTCAGTATTCCCCTTGAGCATATAGCAGACGGATTTGTAGCGGTTGCACTTATCACATTAGGTGCGCAGCTTTCTACAATTGAGATGCGTACGATGTTCAATAAAACGATTTTTGTCAGTTGCTTTACAAGGTTAATAATCGGTCCGGCAACGGCACTTATTATTATTTTTGCATTGGGTCTAGATGGGGTGGTGGCACAATCATTATTTATCGCAAGTGCATTTCCGACATCGAGAAACAGTTCCAGCCTGGCGCTCGAGTATGATATTGAATCGGCTACAGCAGCCCAGACAGTACTGTTTTCAACGATTATCAGCTGCTTAACGGTAACGTTCGTTATTTATTTATCGACAATTTTATTTGCATAGAAAAGGGCTGCAGTAAAAGTAAATTACACTTTTACTGCAGCCCTTTTTCCATAAAAAACCGCAAGTACCCCCTCAGATACTTGCGGCTGTAAGCGATTATAGTTGGATATCAATAACGTTTCGTCATCTAGTAAGCACTAAATATGAAAAGCTAGTGAATTTAACAATTTGAGCAAGAAGCTAAATTCATAGAGTACTTCTTAGTACATACTTACCGCATTAGCGTATGGGTTTGAAAGGTCCATACCATCTAATGAAAGACCCATTGCCTTCGCTACACCTTCACCATATGCTGGATCAGCTAAGTAGCAGTGTAAAATATGACGACGTTTGATGAATTCTTCAACACCGTTCATTTCAGCAGCAGTTGTTTCGAATAAACGTTGTTGCTGTTCCGGTGTTTGAAGACGGAATAATTTACCTGGTTGCTCGAAGTAGTTGTTGTCATCTTCACGGAAGTCGTAGATGTCAGCTGGACCATCAAGAGCTAATGCAGGGTCTTTATATTGTGTTTGACCTTGTAATGCGCCATAGCTATTTGGATAGTAAGTAATAGCTGCACCACGGTTTCCATCAGCACGGCCTTGTCCATCACGGTGATATACCATGAATGGGCATTTTGGTGTGTTTACAGGAATTTGGTGATGGTTAACGCCTAAACGGTAACGAGTTGCATCTTGGTATGCGAATAAACGCGCTTGTAACATACGGTCTGGTGAGAATGAAATACCAGGTACAACGTTAGATGGAGCGAATGCAGCTTGCTCAACATCAGCGAAGTAGTTTTCCGGGTTACGGTTTAATTCGAATTCTCCCACTTCAATTAGTGGGTACTCAGATTTGTACCAAACTTTTGTTAAGTCGAATGGGTTGTCTTTAGAGTTGCGAGCTTGTTCTTCAGTCATCACTTGGATGTACATTTTCCATTTCGGGAAATCGCCCTTTTCGATTGACTCGAATAGGTCACGCTGTGAAGATTCACGGTCTTTACCGATAATTTCAGCAGCTTCTGCACCTGTTAAGTTTTCGATACCCTGTTGAGAACGGAAGTGGAATTTCACGTAAACGCGTTCGCCAGCTTCGTTGATCATTGAGTAAGTATGAGAACCGAATCCGTGCATTTTGCGGTAGCCGTTTGGAATACCACGGTCAGACATTACGATTGTTACTTGGTGTAAAGCTTCTGGTAATGAAGTCCAGAAATCCCAGTTTGAGTTACCGTTGTGCATGTTTGTTTTTGGGTCACGCTTAACAACGTGGTTTAAATCCGGGAAGTGTAATGGATCACGGAAGAAGAATACAGGTGTGTTGTTACCAACCATATCCCAGTTACCTTCTTCAGTATAGAATTTTAATGCGAAACCGCGAATGTCACGCTCTGCATCAGCCGCCCCACGCTCACCTGCTACAGTTGAGAAACGTGCGAACATTTCTGTTTTCTTACCAACTTCAGAGAAGATTTTTGCTTTTGAATATTTTGTGATGTCATGCGTTACAGTAAATGTACCGAATGCACCTGAACCTTTTGCGTGCATACGACGCTCAGGAATTACTTCACGGTTAAAGTTTGCTAATTTCTCAATTAGAAATACATCTTGTAATAAAATTGGGCCACGACGACCGGCTGTTTGTACATCGTCGTTTGATACTACTGGAGCCCCAGTAATTGTTGTTAGACGTTCATTTGTCATATGTAGTTCCTCCTAACGTTTTTTGAAAAACTCTTCATAAATAATATAACAAATCTAAATCATAATTTCTACTAGATTATAATAATTCTTTTTAAGTAATCTTTATATTAAAGAATTAGTTATTAAAAATAGATAGTATAGAAGATTCAGTAAATAGATTCTCTGTTAAATTATACCGTTTTTTTACAGGGAAAGGTAAACATTACTCCACATTTTTGGATAATAATTACTTTTATTTTTAAATCCACAAATGTGGGGAATCCTTCTAAAATTTCCTATATAATTGAAGCGATTACCATACGAAAGGACATGGTTATGCAACTTACATTAACTTTTATCATTTTGGCAGTTACGATTATTTTATTTACGACAAATCGATTGCGGGCAGATCTTGTAGCAGTAATGGCATTATTATCATTTGTTATATTGAATATTTTAACACCTGCTGAAGCGCTGGCAGGGTTTTCGAATTCTGTAGTCATTATGATAGCAGGATTATTTGTTGTCGGGGCAGGTATTTTAAGGACGGGTCTTGCAGGAATGGCAGGAAACCTTCTATTGAAATGGTCAGGGGATAATGAGCTCCGTCTATTTATTTTATTGCTTGTTATTGTCGCGATTGTCGGGGCATTTATGAGCAATACAGGTACGGTCGCATTAATGCTGCCGATTGTTGTTTCGATAGCAATCAGTATTAAAGTGAGCCCGTCCAAGTTTTTAATGCCGCTATCGTACATTGCGAGCATGTCGGGGCTGATGACATTAATTGCATCGCCGACAAACTTGATCGCTTCTCAAACACTCGTTGATCATGGCTTTGAAAAGCTGGGATTTTTCACAATAACTCCAATCGGAATTATCGCGACAATTACCGTCATTATTTATTTAGTGTTAGTACGCAACGTGCTGTTGCCGAATGAAGAAAACCGTTCGCAGTCAAGTGCGGGGTATAAGCTTTCTCCAAAGAAAATAGCCAAGGAGTATGATTTGCATGATAAGCTGTTCCGCGTTGTCGTTAGCGAGCATTCGACAATCTTAGAACAAAAGCTTGCTGATTTGAAGCTTCCGGCAACCTATCATATTTATATTATGAAAATAAAACGCGGTGCCGCGCAGGAAGGGATTAATTTACGGCCGATGACGTACCAGGAGCTGGCGGGTCCGACAAGTGTTATACATGTCGGCGATGAGCTGTATGTTCAAGGTTTGGCCGATGATGTAGCACGGTTTGCCCATGATTTTGCATTGACTGTTCAGCCGTTTGAAGATCATGCGAAAGAGCTCGTTACGAAGAAAATCGGTGTAGCGGAAGTATTATTAACACCGCAATCACGTCTTATTAAGGAAACTGTCAGTAAAATCGGGTTTCGTGAAAAATACAATTTGAACATTTTAGGAATCAACCGTAAAGGTGATTACTTACTGAAAAATATGGCCGATCAGAAGCTGCGTTTCGGTGATGCGATTTTAGTGCAGGGGACATGGGATGAAATAGAACTGTTGTCCCGCGAAACGCATGACGTGGTCGTAGTGGGGCAGCCGCGTGAATTAGCAGGGGCCATTGCCGCAAACGGAAAGGCACCGATTGCCGGTATTATTATGTTGCTAATGATCGGACTTATGGTGTTTGAAGTGTTTGATGCGGTAATTGCTGTATTAATCGGGGCTGTTCTTATGATTATTACAGGCTGTCTGCGCAATATGGATGATGCTTACAGTAAAATGAACTTCGAAAGTATTGTGCTTGTAGCGGCAATGCTTCCGATGGCGACAGCGCTTGAGAAGACAGGCGGGATGACGATTCTCGCAGAAGGTATTATCAGTATGCTCGGGGAATTCGGGCCATACGGTGTATTGATGGGGGTTTATTTACTGACAGTTGTTTTCGGGCAATTTGTCAGTAATACGGCAACAGCGGTACTGTTTTCGCCGATTGCCATTACTGCAGCACTTGCTATGGATGCGAACCCGTATACATTTATGATAGGGGTAGCAA
This genomic window contains:
- a CDS encoding SLC13 family permease, producing MQLTLTFIILAVTIILFTTNRLRADLVAVMALLSFVILNILTPAEALAGFSNSVVIMIAGLFVVGAGILRTGLAGMAGNLLLKWSGDNELRLFILLLVIVAIVGAFMSNTGTVALMLPIVVSIAISIKVSPSKFLMPLSYIASMSGLMTLIASPTNLIASQTLVDHGFEKLGFFTITPIGIIATITVIIYLVLVRNVLLPNEENRSQSSAGYKLSPKKIAKEYDLHDKLFRVVVSEHSTILEQKLADLKLPATYHIYIMKIKRGAAQEGINLRPMTYQELAGPTSVIHVGDELYVQGLADDVARFAHDFALTVQPFEDHAKELVTKKIGVAEVLLTPQSRLIKETVSKIGFREKYNLNILGINRKGDYLLKNMADQKLRFGDAILVQGTWDEIELLSRETHDVVVVGQPRELAGAIAANGKAPIAGIIMLLMIGLMVFEVFDAVIAVLIGAVLMIITGCLRNMDDAYSKMNFESIVLVAAMLPMATALEKTGGMTILAEGIISMLGEFGPYGVLMGVYLLTVVFGQFVSNTATAVLFSPIAITAALAMDANPYTFMIGVATAASMAFATPIASPTNSLVLTAGGYKFMDFVKVGVPLQIIMFIIMMIAVPLLFPF
- a CDS encoding catalase, yielding MTNERLTTITGAPVVSNDDVQTAGRRGPILLQDVFLIEKLANFNREVIPERRMHAKGSGAFGTFTVTHDITKYSKAKIFSEVGKKTEMFARFSTVAGERGAADAERDIRGFALKFYTEEGNWDMVGNNTPVFFFRDPLHFPDLNHVVKRDPKTNMHNGNSNWDFWTSLPEALHQVTIVMSDRGIPNGYRKMHGFGSHTYSMINEAGERVYVKFHFRSQQGIENLTGAEAAEIIGKDRESSQRDLFESIEKGDFPKWKMYIQVMTEEQARNSKDNPFDLTKVWYKSEYPLIEVGEFELNRNPENYFADVEQAAFAPSNVVPGISFSPDRMLQARLFAYQDATRYRLGVNHHQIPVNTPKCPFMVYHRDGQGRADGNRGAAITYYPNSYGALQGQTQYKDPALALDGPADIYDFREDDNNYFEQPGKLFRLQTPEQQQRLFETTAAEMNGVEEFIKRRHILHCYLADPAYGEGVAKAMGLSLDGMDLSNPYANAVSMY